The genomic window ATTCTCATTATTATTGTTATTGTTGTTTTGATCGCCTCCGTTGCTGCATGCCTGAAGAGTAAATATGGTAACAGCAGAAGCTACTAAGAAGTGTCCGAAGCGTTTTGTTTTCATTCCGAAAAAATAATTGATTTGAGTTGAACGGAGCCCGTTACGACCTCATTTTCACATTGTTTCGGAATGAGAAGTTAAAATTTTTGATCTTTCTTTTGACGGATAATACATCTAGGTCATCTTTATAGGTGTCAGGCCTGCCTTCTGGAGAAACATATGGTAAACAGGCCTATCCTCTGTACGAGACTTCGGAAGGCAGGCAATCTCCGGGATATAGAACAGCAGAAAGTAAACCAGGTTTGCCCGTGATACCAGAGAGCCTATGCATCGGATTAGCCACAAATACACGAAACCACTAATTTTTTGTGTATTAGAGTTTTTGTGGTTGGCAAAAAATACCTGCCACCTTAAAACCATCCTCTGACGGAGGGGATACAGCCCCAGAGATCTTTTCCTCGTTACGAATGTCCACATTCGGAATGCGGAGCGGGAAGCTCTGGCTTCCAGTGGTTGTGGCGATGCTGCTAAAAGTAGTTAAGAAGAAATTTCGGATTGGGTACATTCGATCTTTGAATACATGGTATGAAGCTCAAGTTTGTACCTAATAGTCAAATATATGCGCAAGAATGAAAAATTCTTGTAGCTACTTTTAGTCTACTCACCCTCAACTGAGAATCAACATTCAGCATTTTTAACATCATGAAGACCAATAATTTACCATTATGACAATCATTACAATTAGGTTGTATCTATCTCTTGTAATACACATCTTAATGATGCGACAAGGGTTAGAGAACAAACATAGTGTAAAAGGAGTCACTACACATTCGCAGTTCTAACTACAAGGATAGGTACAAGCAGGAAAATCAGTCAAGCTTTTGTGTACCTATTCATGGATAGATTAGGCTATCCGTCACGTCAATTAAGAAGAAAAACTAACAATTCAGTTGACTAACAGTTATGAGTACTCTATGTAGAAGAAAAAAGGGAACAGGAAAAAGAAGCCCGGCACCCGCTTCCGCTGATAGTACGGGAGGCAAGCAATGAAAAAGATATTAGTAAGTACCTTGCTTAGCCTTCTTTCAATTTCCCTGGTTGTTGCTACCGAAGAATGCTACTTTGCCCCCACGGCAACCATTACCAATACTCCTTCCGGGCTTAGCTTTAGAGACGGCACCGAGATTGTATTTTCCGGGGAAACCAGTACGCCAAACAACTGTAGTGGATATATCACCACCTACCAATGGACCATTGAAGGGAGTACGTATACCGGTCCCACAAAAACCCACACCTTTAACTTACCTGCCAATGTACATGAGCAAAGTTATACCGTCTCATTAAAAGTGTGGAACAACATTAGCCTAACCAATACCACAAGCATTACGGTAACCATCAAACGCCCGCAGCGGGTGTACTTCCTTAAAGATCACATTGGTAATGTGCGCACCAGTGTAGATGTAGATGGGAATGTACTAGGCTACGATGATTACTATCCCTTTGGGCTACAAATGGACGGGCGCTCCAATAACTCCTCCAACCCAAATGATGATTACAAATTCACCGGGCATGAGCAGGACGACGAAGCCAGCCTGACGATGGTACACATGAATGCCCGGGGTTATGATCCACTCCTAGGCCGCTTCAACCAAATGGATCCGTTAATGGAGTTCTCCTCCTCGTACACCTATGTAGGAAATAACCCCCTCAACTACACCGACCCAACCGGAATGAGTTCGTGTGGTTCTTCCTATGTAACCTTTTGTGGGCAGGATGGAGAGATTTATGCTAGTCCTGAAGCCAAAGCACAGGCAGACAATCAAGCCATAGTTGATGGGCTACGAACACTAGTAGAAAAAAATAAAAATGGCCAAACTGGTAGTAATCAATCATCTCAATCAAGTTCGATTGAAAACGATACTCCTGAGAGTTCTGAAGTACCTAGTCAACAAACTGTACCCGAATTTGGGCCTAATCCATATTTTGGAGAGATGGAATATTTTGAAGGTGATCTAATTACTTTTGGCTTGCAACTAATGTGGTTACTATCTCATCCAGGTAAAGAAGAAGGTGTTGCTGTAGAGTTGGCTGCATATCTTCTCGAGGATGAAAACGGTAATTTTAGTTTGGTAATTTTCAATCCCGCTACATATGGTAATACTTCGAGAAGTGGTAGTTTTTATCTGCCGAATTACGACGGAAGCAATACAACCTATAGAGACCGTCATGTAATTGCATTTATACATACACACCCAGGATGGAATGTAAATGGAAATATCGTAGCTGGAGGAAATGCTCCATCTGATACGGATCTTGCTACAGCAAGAAAATTTAACATGCAGGGTTTTATATTAGGACAAAGAGGAGTAAGTCATTTTTCAGCACAAGGTAGGTCCAGTTTTCTTGGGAGCAGAGAATCCTTCTTTCAAGGTAATCGATTCTTAGAAGAAGCAATCAAAAGATATAGGTGAAATAATGAAATTAGAAAAAGGAATACTCAAGTTCGTAATCTACTTTTCCATGTTTTCTTTATTTAGTTGTAAAAACTCAATTACTATCGATAATGATAGATTGAAAATGAAAGATATTAATGGTGTTGAGCTTTCAATTGCAGGTGAAAATGTGAAAAAGTTTGAAGAGATTTTTCTTTCAAACGGATTATTCCCTCTAGAAGACGATACTTGGTTTGTAATTGAAGAAGATTATTATTCCAAATATGATTTGACTCCTGACTCCACAGTTAACCCAAAAAATCTAAAAGTGATCCTATTCAGCAAGGATATCAAAGGTAAAAAGCTATATGAAGATAATTCAAAAGATATTATTACCTCATTTATATCAATTGCGTGGCATTTAGCGATTAAATATGACGAAGAAACAGATGAAATAATTGAAGTGGTAAATCAATTCTAAATGTTAATGGGTAGAGCCTGATTTCTTTTGGACAATCGAAGAATACAGCTATGTATGAACTTTCACATGTTTTATTAACTACGATTCTGGTAGAGGAAAGCATGAAAGTATTAGAAGGTCATCATGATGTATATGATTTATATACCCAAACTGTAACGAAGATCAGAGTTTTCATAAATGCAATGAAAGGAGGACAATAAAATGAGATTAGAAATTTTGAGGTTTCTTTATGATGGGAAAATAATACTAGGTGTATTTATTCTGATGATTATTATTGGCTTTTTCTTTAAAGAAAGAAGGAAACTTATAGTATATAATCTTATCGTCAATTCGATATTCATAGTTTTGTTTGTTGCAATGATACTTATTGAAAAGACTTTAGAATACCCGTCTTTTATTATAATGGATAAAATTGCATTTGCAAATTGGTCATATGATATGCTTTATAAACATTCAGATAAATTCATTGGACTTATAATTTATCTTGGAGCTAACTTGTTTGTGATATATGAAAAGTTAGTTTTTACAAATGAAGGTAAAGAGTCAGAGAATATTATTGAATAAGAAGTTTTCTTCATAACTGTACTGACACATGTTCATCTGGGTACGATAAGAACCAGTGTAGATGTAGATGGAAATGTATTCGGCTGCGATGATTACTATCCCTTTAACCTAGTTACGGAGCTCTGCTCCGTGACGGAAGGGAAAACTTAGCTCTACTACGGGACATTTTGCGATTATTACCCCCACTTTAGACACCTCTATACCGACGCAGATAATTTCAATGTTGTGCAACACCCACGGACGCTGGGACTTTTGTTTGTTTGGGGCTACTGAATGGCTTTAAAAGGTTTCCGCATTCACTTTCAAATCCAAGACTTGAAAGGCCTCTGTATCCAATTATGGTATATGAAGGCTAATGGTTGGAGCAGAGCTCCAATTTGGGTGCCGCAGTAGAGCTACAGAATCAGTAGGAACTTCAGCGCTATTGATGAAGCGAAGAGTTTGCACAGTAATTTCCCTCCTCTTGTAAGATCAGTTATCGTTCAGGGGCAGGCTTCTAAACACGATATCACCATAATACCCTTTACTTTCCGCCTTTGTATTATCGGAATCGGTCATAATAGCTACTCCTGAAATTCTTGGAGGTTCTTCGCCAAAAGCTGCTTTGTAATCCTCCACTATATTTCTGGATTCAAATTTCCAATCGCCACTTTCATTTTTTCCGGATTGTACGGCTACCATATATACCCAATTTGTATATGCGTTGGGAGCAATGGTTTCTGTCTCGGCTTTATTTGCCCATACATAGTTAAGAGCCCGGAGCGGAATTTTATACCTGGTAAAAGTTCGTATGGCTTCATATTTGACCCGGTCACCGAATTTTAACTTTCGTTTGCTATAATCAAAGGTGATATAAATTCTGGCTGCATAGTCATCCCCATCTTTTGTTTTGTAGTTCCCTTGTTCTAGTACATCATCTACTTTCCAGCTCCATTCTATAATTGGATATTCGTTAGGATCTATATCTACCTTATATATAAGGCCAGAGGCACTGTTCTTACTTTCTCCCTTAATAGCTGTACGATCGTTCATCTCAACAAGGGTGTAGGTTGTTTTATCTCTTCGGGGAAGAGATAGAATTGACCACTTAGGATTTTCCACATACTCCTCTAGTTGTTCCGGGTTGAATTCAGTAACCGGGATAGATATTGCATCTTGAGAAAATGCAAAAGAAGCAGTGGTAGCAAAAACAAACGCTAACCAGATAAAGCTCTTTAGAAATTTCATCTTATTTTTTTTGATCAGTAACTGGGCTATTTCACTTTTAGTTTCTCGAAAAGGGCTTTGTGATAAAAATGTTAAACTTTTTTTCTTAAGGCTACAGGGATAGGGGATAGGTTTGCTGTGAAAAATCTGTCCGAAACCCAAAAAATATCAATACAAAAAAAAGGAATATAAATCATATTATTTATCATTTATACTAAAAAATAACAAATGAAATTTATGAATAAATATTATCTAAATTAAGTTTGAAAAGAATTTAATGTGGATAACTTTTCAAGGCCTTGACTTAATAAACATGCTTTTATTAATGTTTTAACGTAATTTTTATTGGCTGTTCAATATTTTTTTAAATCGATAAAATAGTAATTCATATAATTAAAATAACGTTAACCAATCTTTATTAAATTTAAATATTAGTTAATGTGGATAAGTAATACTTTTTGTGGAAAAAAAGTCCAGATTTAATTTGTTAGCCTACTTGCCTGCCTATATATTTGAGGGCACTTCTTTAGGAGAATCAGCTTGAATTCTCGAGGGGTTGACGGTATTAAATCCACGAAAGACTAACACGAAATCTACAGTATTACGCCAATGAAGTTTACTCGCTTTTATACAAATCCTGAATGGTCTACTCCCTATGACGGGATGAATTTTGTCAAGAGAACCTCAGAAATTAAAAACCCGGACGGCTCACAAGTATTCTTTATGGAGAACGTGGAAGTACCTGAGTCATGGTCTCAAGTTGCAACTGATATTATTGCACAGAAATACTTCAGGAAAGCAGGCGTACCTGCCGCTCTTAAAAAGGTATCTGAAAAAGGAGTGCCCGGCTGGCTTCAGCGTTCTGTAGCGGATGAAAAGGAATTAAAAAATCTCTCTGAGGAAAAGCGCTTTTCTCATGAGGTTGATAGTAGGCAGGTATTTAGTCGCCTGGCTGGGTGCTGGACATACTGGGGATGGAAGCATGATTATTTTGATACCGAAGAAGATGCCAAGATTTTCTATGATGAACTTTGCTACATGCTTGCTAATCAAATGGCAGCTCCTAACAGCCCACAGTGGTTCAATACAGGATTGAACTGGGCCTATGGAATTAACGGGCCTGCTCAAGGTCATCATTATGTAGATGCGAAAACTGGGAAACTTACTCGATCAAAAGATTCTTATACGCATCCTCAACCTCACGCTTGTTTTATCCAAAGTGTGGATGATGATTTGGTGAATGAGGGAGGAATCATGGACTTATGGGTGCGTGAAGCACGTTTGTTTAAGTATGGTTCAGGTACCGGAAGTAATTTTTCTTCTATCCGTGGTGCGAATGAACCACTCAGTGGGGGAGGAAAATCTTCCGGATTAATGAGTTTCCTTAAAATTGGAGATCGAGCTGCGGGAGCTATTAAATCTGGTGGTACCACTCGACGTGCTGCTAAAATGGTTACTCTTGATCTCGACCATCCTGATATTGAAGAATATATCAACTGGAAGGTGAAAGAGGAGCAAAAAGTAGCTGCACTTGTTGCTGGCTCAAAAATGACTCAAAAGCATCTTAAGGATATTATCCGCCTTTGCCATACTCCGGTAGAAATTGAAGGAAGAACTTTTAACGGAGCAATGAGCCGTGACCCGCTCAAGAATAAGGAGCTTGGAAAAGTAATTCGTCAGGCTAAGCGTGACCAGGTTCCTCTCAATTATATAGAGCGGGTAATCCAGCTTGCAGCTCAGGGATATAAGGATCTTGAATTCGAAACGTATGATACAGACTGGAATTCAGAAGCATATGCTACTGTAGCCGGTCAAAACTCGAATAACTCTGTTCGTGTTCCTAACGCGTTCATGAAAGCTGTTAAAGATAATTCTGAATGGAATCTGTATTGGAGGGTAGAAAAGGAAACAGCAGAAAAAGAAGGTCGCGAGCCTAAACCTTGCAAAACGCTTGAAGCACAGGAAATGTGGGATCAAATCGCATATGCTGCGTGGGCTTCAGCTGATCCGGGTACACAGTACCATGATACCATCAACGAATGGCATACGTGTCCTGAAGATGGAGAAATCAGAGCAAGTAACCCATGTTCTGAATACATGTTCCTGGATAACACAGCATGTAATCTTGCTTCATTGAACTTAATGAAGTACTTCACCGATGAAGAATGCACCACCTTTGATGTAGAGTCTCTTCGTTATGCTTCCAGAATCTGGACCACCGTTCTTGAGATTTCTGTTCTCATGGCTCAATTCCCATCTAAAGAAATCGCAGAGCTTTCTTATGTATTCAGAACTCTTGGGCTAGGTTATGCCAATATTGGTGCTGCGCTTATGGTACAAGGGATTCCTTATGATAGTGCTGAAGGGGTAGCAATTG from Balneola sp. includes these protein-coding regions:
- a CDS encoding PKD domain-containing protein, coding for MKKILVSTLLSLLSISLVVATEECYFAPTATITNTPSGLSFRDGTEIVFSGETSTPNNCSGYITTYQWTIEGSTYTGPTKTHTFNLPANVHEQSYTVSLKVWNNISLTNTTSITVTIKRPQRVYFLKDHIGNVRTSVDVDGNVLGYDDYYPFGLQMDGRSNNSSNPNDDYKFTGHEQDDEASLTMVHMNARGYDPLLGRFNQMDPLMEFSSSYTYVGNNPLNYTDPTGMSSCGSSYVTFCGQDGEIYASPEAKAQADNQAIVDGLRTLVEKNKNGQTGSNQSSQSSSIENDTPESSEVPSQQTVPEFGPNPYFGEMEYFEGDLITFGLQLMWLLSHPGKEEGVAVELAAYLLEDENGNFSLVIFNPATYGNTSRSGSFYLPNYDGSNTTYRDRHVIAFIHTHPGWNVNGNIVAGGNAPSDTDLATARKFNMQGFILGQRGVSHFSAQGRSSFLGSRESFFQGNRFLEEAIKRYR
- a CDS encoding DUF3047 domain-containing protein, with translation MKFLKSFIWLAFVFATTASFAFSQDAISIPVTEFNPEQLEEYVENPKWSILSLPRRDKTTYTLVEMNDRTAIKGESKNSASGLIYKVDIDPNEYPIIEWSWKVDDVLEQGNYKTKDGDDYAARIYITFDYSKRKLKFGDRVKYEAIRTFTRYKIPLRALNYVWANKAETETIAPNAYTNWVYMVAVQSGKNESGDWKFESRNIVEDYKAAFGEEPPRISGVAIMTDSDNTKAESKGYYGDIVFRSLPLNDN